The following is a genomic window from Malus sylvestris chromosome 12, drMalSylv7.2, whole genome shotgun sequence.
GGAAAGTATCGCTTCTGCCAATGAATCTGATAGATTAAATGATTAATTTCTTTGAGGACACATAAACTTTTGGTTGTCAATTTTCACCAAATAGAGTAGATTGAAATAGTACTATAGCTGTACTTACAtttgattttgatgtagccTGGTTCTGCAATGGACCGAAAGCGAAAACACAAGAAACAGAAAATTAATTAAGCAGATAGAATCATAAAAATACTTGAGTAAATAGGAAGTTAATTGAGCAAGCATGAGGCATTGAAGTAGTTTTCATACCGAAGGTGTCTAACAAAGACATACAAAACATATAGTCATTGTCGATCGAAAAGGTATTGTTCATCTTCTCTTCTAAAACAGAAATAACAGCTGCCATAGCACATATGCCCGTCTCAGTTGCGTTCCCATCCTTCACATCATATGCTTCCAGCAAATCGTCCCTCAAATCTAATACGGCCTTGCTGCAATTTCCACAAACATCCTCAAATGCATTGCTAAGGTTTGAGCAATTACTTATCGCGTTTTGGAAGGCCTGCTCTTTCTTGATGGATGCAAGAGTTGTGTTCGAGCACGCACTGCTACCGTAGTAAAGGCCATCAAAATGACAGTTTTTTGCAGACACGTTTCGCTCCTTCTGAAAAGGGCCGCTGCAGTTTTTCCATTCTTGTTCTGGAAGAAAGACACTGGCACTGCCCTGAGTCTTGACTGAGTGAATGGCTAAGGCTTTGGACATGGTGGTGAGGACATTTCGACAGCACGGGCTTGTGCGGTAGCTTCCCCAAACGTTTATTTTATGTCCTACGCGAGAGAGGCACTCCCCAGTTGGTTGGTATGGAATGGATGTGAAATTTAACACACAGCCTCCTGCAAGAAGTCATGCATATATGATATCTTATAAGCATGTGTGTTCCAAATGTTTGCATCTACAATTCAAACAATCATAAATCTTCCTAGCTAGACACAAAGGCTGCAAAGTAATAGATAACCTAAATAAACATTGCTTGGCTCCTTACATGTAAAGAGTTATTTCTCGTTACTAAATGAAATCAATATGATGacgcaaaaagaaaaattgttgcATGGAAGGAGTCAAACAAATTTCATTTCAAAGACatatttcaattaatttatCTAGCTATCAGTCATTTTAATAAACTAGAAGAGACTATGCCTCCTTAGTGGAGGCGATCCTTTGGTTTAATGGAACCAAGTCTCTCCTTTGTTGGAAGGAGCTACAAGTTCAACTCTCACAACagttattaaatatatatatatatatatatatatatttactaaagtaaaaaataaaaggacctgAGGGATCATCTGGTGAAGATAAATCATCTGCAAAAGTTAAGATAAAATAAGCGACAATGAGTAAGATGGTAATTTTGTAAGAAAGGTTTCTTGGTGTCATATTAGTTTTTTACAAGTCCTACACCAATAATATGAGGAATTAAGCAAAGAAAATTATGTTTTGTGAACGATTTACAATGTAGCCGAAAGTTTTCCAAGGCAAGAGTGGAACTGAAAACTTATAGAAATTAGAAACCCTAGCCTTCCTCGTCGACATCGAAAAACGAATAGGGATATATTCTTTGCTTCTGCTAGTTTTGGTTCTGAGACAGCCAGCTGCTCTTACAACATTGAAATTTCCGGTGGCTTTGATCATGTACATAAACCATAATTAAGGGATGTTAATTAAGTGATAATTAAAATAACATCCACTTGTGAAGTGGCTCCAAATGCATATGCTTATTAAAATGTTGAACCAATCATCTAATCTTCATTCACATCGCCACATATATATGTACCTGTACAAAACTAcaaactaatatctttttttacAACATCATCTTATTTTATAACAAAAGCTTATCTGTTATTTGGCCATTTTTTGGTGCTTATTATGTCTGGTGAATCCCCTACAGTGCGAAAATACTAATTTTTGGACAATAGCGATATTTTACACTTAATTCATCTTAACCACAGAAGAGATATTTTAGCTTAAATTTATCTAAACTATGTAAGGAGAATTCAAACTTGAGTGTAAAAGGGAATCATACTACTCTAACCAATTTAGCTAAACTTGATTACTAGATAtgatactattttttttaacacaagcGAGATGTTACAAGTACAAAAAGAGTATTCAAACTTGAGTGCAAAGGAGAAGCACAATACTCTTAACTTTTGTTTATTCTCGGACATGTCTTGCCCTCAAATTCACCGGTATAGTGACAATTAGTTTGGCTAAGTTGGCCATTTATGTTTTGTTAAAGTTTTTTTGAATTAAGGACCTCTTGAATGTTACCTCGAATATGTCTTTAACATTTGTTTCAAGTCTTAATATTATAATAAAGTCGCTATCATTTCGTCTATTCTTCTTTAAACTAATCTATTTTTCTTCCTTCATAATCCAATTTCTAAGATGTACACTAAGAAATTATAAAAGGGACATAATGGATGATTTCCATacattattaaattaattactaaaccATCTGCGCTTCTCTAGATTTCTCCATAATCCTCCTCTTCATCGCCCTCTCATGATTCTTTAAAAGCTccatctttatttgttttcgataaaaaaaaaaacaaaacttaaatcaattttgtaTTAACATATGGGCCAAAGATAATCATGGGCCTTGGTTCCCAAACTATGGAGCATAATCATGAGCCTTGGTTATTTCATTGTTAATGTTTGGGTTCGATTTTGAGAGGTTTACAAACACTTTATTCGACTGTATTTGGGAAAATAATAATTTGGAGGTGGTAATACCGTTCGTAGAAACGTTTTTTGGAAAAGCACATTCCAAACGATagttgatcttttttttttttccttcaatttcccaaaaaaaaaaaaattcttgataCGAAAATAAAATCTCTTCGATTCAGAATTCTCAAGCAGCTCTATACTACAAAACTCTTGCAACGATTGAATTGAGACAAATTATTTGagttaatataattttttggagTTAATATCTCTTTTTGTTTCGTGTGTATTATATTTGCTATTTTGCATTTGATCCAATATCTTAGTGGATAAAGAAATGAGTTCTCACTCATGCATCCCGATTTTGAAACTCTCACCTGTCTTGAATTATTGTCATAGTTACGAACTCTCCCTTCCTtgataataatatttttctaaAACAGTTCTGCCAAATAgatattttgtattgagagttAAGGATTGTATACAAAAtagagataaaaaataaaattcctaaaaaattagataattaaaaaaaaatgaaaacaaaaacaaaagccaCTTGGAAATTGGAATACGTTACAGCCCTGGTTTCCACACGTTGGGCCACTCTTATCCGCCCAACCCAACTAAAATTTGGCGCCCTCTTCTCCTCTTCTCTTCCGTTCTTCTCTCCTCTCCATTTTGCTTAGTTGTCGACTGTCTGCACCTAATTTACTGCAAAGTAGATAGATAAGCTAGCGGCTGCCAATTGCCATGCCCATCATCTTCTCCACCAATACACCACAAGgtactctctctcactctctctctctctctctctctctctctctctctctctatatatatatatatatatatattatgtgtgTGTTCATTTTTTGCAAGATTAATTCATTAAAGCTACTTAGAATTATACATTGTATAAATTCCATACCACGCTCtaccaaacttttttttttctgttcctTCGGGTATTTGAGAAATTCAGCTAAAATTCAGCTTTTAGGTAGTGCAAAATTTCAGCTTTTGGGTAGTGAGAAAATATCAGATTTTGGGTCTCCCTGCAATCTTCATGTAGTTTTAATGGGACTCCCTGGGCGGCCAAGTCTTTTACTTTTTATCTTGTAACTACATAAATACGTCGTTTTTGCCATCAGTTCGTGTTTGAGATCAAGGGACTTGAAAATGACTCGAATTCATCCGAGAAAACTTTGAAATGACACCTTTCGTGGTGTCATTCGGAAGTCCTTTGTTTGCGTCTTTgtagtgttttaaatttgtagAGCTTGAGTAGTTAATTGGTAGTGCATTTTCAAAAATTTTGTCTGGAGTTCCTTAGAACTTTGTATAAAGTCCCTCTTCCAAACTAGAAGTTCAAAATTCGAATTGTATTTGTAGTCTTGAGAGTGGAGTCCGAATTGAACTGCGGTAAATCTTTGTTTTCGTTTATAATCTGAGGTTGAATAAAATTTATCACAAGAATTAGGCCAAATAAATGTATGAGGGCATTTAACTTCTGtgaaggagaagcaaatgaaagGCTGTCATAACATTTTTGAAGGGAATGGATTTCTGATTAATTACATTCCGGGGAAAAGGGAAAAATACCTCTGATATAATGAACTGTGTGCAGGCCAGAATTCGAAGTAAAAGATTCTGAAGTATGGCGTTGGCTGGACGTTCGGTCTTCCTGTCCCATAAAGATGGTATAGGAAATGCTTGTATTAGGTTGGGACTTAAAAATGATGAAAGGCTTCAGAAGGGAAGGATGGTTGGTTTTCATGTGGTTGTGAAATTTTCCTCCCAGAGAAGAAACTTTTCTGGCTTGGGGTCAAAGCGTTCTTCGCTGCTCTCTAGCAGGATGGAGGAGGCTTTCTCAGAACGAAGCACGAAAACTAGTGAACCCGAGGTAACTCGTGCAATATATCTGCAGTCTTGGTTTCTTTATGCAGAGTTGAGTGATGATTGAcgtctttttctctttttgcttCCTCTTTGCAGATGGGACGCGCGATTGATTTGATGATTGAAGAAGTATTGAGTGTTATTAAAGAGTGGAGCCAGTTACATTTCATGAAAGTAGCTGGTTTACTGTTATGCACTTTCATGGTCATGCCATCAGCCAATGCTGTCGATGCTCTCAAAACTTGTGCCTGCTTACTTAAGGAATGCAGGTAATTCATTCAAACAAGTTTGATCTTTTAGTCGTATCTTTAACATGATTTCTTATGCGCTTCTTGTTTTCTATTACATATCCGGATTTTCTGTAGTTTAGTGTGTTATGAGATCCGCCAGTCCTACCAAGTCCATAAAATGGAATAAAGCTtaatttttaacgaaaagctcctggtactattcactttaacgaaaaaccacatttttacactaaaaagtcaatcctgatactattcattttactctttattttgtccttatcattaaaactcaaagttttcaagcccttttcattagttttccttaatttttttttagtaaatgtTGGTTTAGGTCTTGGCTTATCATAAGACATAAGGTAACGGAAACAAGTGGATTTCTAAATTATATGTTCACTATGCATGTGTTATGGTTTTTCTCTTGTGTGGACACTGAAAAAATTTAGCCTTTGTCCTTAATTGGATTACTGGAACACCTATTCATGTCAGGGTAGAACTTGCGAAGTGCATTGGAAACCCGTCATGTGCTGCCAATATTGCTTGTTTGCAAACTTGCAATAATCGACCAGATGAGACTGAATGCCAGgctagtctctctctctctcagtttcAGCGGTGATATAGTTTACACAGGAGAGAATTCTGGTGTCATTAATtctatttatcttcttcatttttgcagATTAAATGTGGTGACCTGTTTGAAAACAAAGTCGTAGATGAATTTAATGAATGTGCAGTGTCACGAAAGAAGTGCGTACCTATGAAATCTGATGTGGGAGAATTTCCTATCCCAGATCCTGCTGCTCTTGTTAAAAGCTTTGATATGTCGAAGTTCAACGGAAAGTGGTTCATTACAAGTGGCTTGAATCCTACCTTCGATGTATTTGATTGCCAATTGCATGAATTCCATACAGAATCCAGCAAACTTGTAGGGAACTTGTCCTGGAGAATAAAAACCCCAGATGGTGGCTTTTTCACTCGATCAGCTGAGCAGAAATTCGTGCAAGACCCAAACCAGCCCGGCATTCTATACAATCACGACAATGAATATCTTCACTATCAAGATGACTGGTAATTCACATCATGTCTATACCTTCTTATCTTGTTCCTGTTGGATTTCTCATGCTTCCATCCATTTATATGGCGGTTTTGTTTCTCATTTGGTTTCTGCATAAACCCAAAAACCACATGAGAACACATGTATGACTTATGCAGGTATATTCTATCGTCTAAGATAGAAAACACACCGGATGACTACATTTTTGTGTACTACCGTGGAAGAAATGACGCATGGGATGGATATGGTGGTGCTGTTGTATACACAAGGAGTTCAGTTTTGCCAGAAAGTATTGTTCCCGAACTTGAAAGAGCAGCTAAAAGTGTGGGAAGGGACTTCAGCAAGTTTATCCGAACAGACAATACTTGTGGACCTGAGCCTCCGCTCGTAGAGAGGTTGGAAAAGACAATTGAAGAAGGGGAAAGGACCATTATAGAGGAAGTTAAACAGATAGAAGGGGAAGTTGAAAAGGTCGAACAGACTGAGTTGACATTGTTTCAAAAGTTACTAGAAGGGTTTAACGTGCTTAAACAAGACGAGGAGAACTTCTTGAGAGGTCTTTCGAAAGAAGAGATGGATCTGCTGAGCGAGCTAAAAATGGAAGCTGGTGAAGTAGGAAAACTGTTTGGAAAAACTCTTCCGCTGAGGAAGCTAAGATAGTTGAGTGTTATGAAACGGTCAGCTTCTTGCttcttgtttataccatattgtaatttatttatttttgcagaATGTAAGCTGATATTACAGGTTATTTTTCTCTCGAGCTAGCTATATATGTTTCCAATTGGTTTTACTGGTTGGCAGAGTAAATTGTTGTAAAAGCTAATTTACAAGACTATGTTGATCCATATATTCAACTTGGCAACTCCATACGTAAAACTCGTGAATGTAAGAGCGCGGAGGTAAGTTATAATCCTTTTCATGTCACCGCTTTGTGCAATCtacatttgttgctcaataatAGTAAAACCACTTAAAAATCCTTATAGTTTTTAGATTTTAGCTTtaatattctactaaatatacatttattGCTCAATAAATCGTAAAATCACTTCCAAACGCCTTATAAATTTTTCCTTGATGCTCAAAGAAAATACTTCTAgaatataaataaaacaaattgcAATATTTACAAAAACATGGGTTTACACAGTTTTTAGTCAGTTTTGTAAATTTGTACAAAAATCGTCATTGAATCTATTTGTTTTCACTTTTGCTTCACCATGAGGTTTTGAAAATTAATGTAAAACTCTCCATTGATATTTTTGAGGATGGAACCCCCTTTTAGTACCGTTTTGAGCCttactactatatttttcacttatatATTAAGGTTTCAGctttaaatattctactaaagaTACCCATTGGTAAATACATTAATTTCTTATCTGAAGCCAGCCATAATTAAGTAggttcttttgtttgttttcggTTTGTCTCTCTTAGTTTATGGGTATATGAAATGAAGAAAGACGATACAGAAGTCTTCAAAATGAAGTATAATCgaaatctttaaaaaaaaaagaaaaaaaaaaagagagagagaagctagCACATCATAAAATTCTTGGCCTCATGCGCTTTCTCCTTCTACCAAAGTACTTTTGCATCTCAATAGGACACCTTCGTAGCAATGCTTCTCGTTCACTATCTTTGAAGGACAAAAGCCATGCATGGCTCGTccatacaaaacaaaaaaaaaaaatctcatgtTCAAATGTATGTGCAAGTTAGAGACAATTTAGTAGTGATTGGATTGACATTTTTTCGATGATTTAAAATCCTGCGATCCGTTGTTGTTTCTGTGTTGGACTACagaatcttttccatctttcaGTACTGGTGGTAGTTGTGGTACTTTGCTGCTTCTGTTTTCCTGATCCTGATCATCTGTGCAAACACTTCCGCCTTCTGATGATTTTTCCTCGGTACTGCTATTGCCGCCTAATGTGACAGTAGCAGTTTCTTTTTGTGAtgcttttttctttctgctagTGGAAACGGTTTCTTCTGTTGACCCTCTGCTGCTGCTTCTAGAAGAAACACTTGCATATTTGGATTGACTGCTGCTCACTTGGTTTGAATTACCATCCAGATTATTACCACCCTTGCTGCTCTGGTCACTTGAATTAACACTGTCGTTCCGTGATATCATGCTGCCCCTTGTAAATGAATGCCATTCTTTGGATTCTGTAACAGTTACTCGGCGTTCATCTTCGCTACCTTCACCTTCTGAAATGTCAACACTACGGCGGTTGCTCTTTGAATTTCTGATACTCTCCTGATCAGAAGCCTCCTGGTCTTCATCATCATAATCTCCTGCAGCATCAGAATTATCGTCTTCTGAATATTCGGAAACACATTCTGATTCATCATTGTTCTCTTCACGTTTTTCAGTTGGGGTTGGATCAGCTGGAAGAGAAGCAGGGACAGCCTCAGGAGGAGGAGTTGTGGAAAGAAAACTTAGAGTAGTCACAACGTCACTCATGAAGGGACGGACTGCTGCCTCCTCTTGCAAACACATGGATGCCATTGCAACAGCTTGATTTAGATCCTTTTCCGGGAACTGCTTGTTAAGAAGAGGATCTGCCATATCAGGATACTTTTTTGGGTCCCTGAATAAGGGTTGTGCCTGCTCACACACATGAAAATGAGAACGAAGTTACACATGATGGTAATGGTGAACGAGAGTGAAAATCACTAGGTCAAGGGACAGAAACAAGGGGAGTGAAGAAAGAGAAACGGGAGAACCATTAGGTCAATTAAAGAGACGTATTAGATAGGTGAAAATGATAAGATAATTACCCAAGATACTAGATTTTGCTCATCATTTGACCTTGTAGTGTCGACAGCTCTTCTTCCGGTAATGAGCTCCAGAAGAATAACTCCGAAACTGTACACATCCGACTTCATTGTGACTTCACCTGATCTAGAATACTCAGGAGCACAGAAACCATAGGTTCCCATCAATCTTGATGGTCCATGCATCTTATCTCCCTCAGGGCCAAGCTGGGCAAGTCCAACATCTGAGAGCTTTGGATTGAATTCTTCGTCTAACAAAATGTTCGAAGATTTCAAATCTCGATAGACAACAGAGGGATTGGCCTTTTCGTGCAAGTACTCCAGTCCCAAAGCAGCACCAT
Proteins encoded in this region:
- the LOC126593923 gene encoding violaxanthin de-epoxidase, chloroplastic, with product MALAGRSVFLSHKDGIGNACIRLGLKNDERLQKGRMVGFHVVVKFSSQRRNFSGLGSKRSSLLSSRMEEAFSERSTKTSEPEMGRAIDLMIEEVLSVIKEWSQLHFMKVAGLLLCTFMVMPSANAVDALKTCACLLKECRVELAKCIGNPSCAANIACLQTCNNRPDETECQIKCGDLFENKVVDEFNECAVSRKKCVPMKSDVGEFPIPDPAALVKSFDMSKFNGKWFITSGLNPTFDVFDCQLHEFHTESSKLVGNLSWRIKTPDGGFFTRSAEQKFVQDPNQPGILYNHDNEYLHYQDDWYILSSKIENTPDDYIFVYYRGRNDAWDGYGGAVVYTRSSVLPESIVPELERAAKSVGRDFSKFIRTDNTCGPEPPLVERLEKTIEEGERTIIEEVKQIEGEVEKVEQTELTLFQKLLEGFNVLKQDEENFLRGLSKEEMDLLSELKMEAGEVGKLFGKTLPLRKLR
- the LOC126593922 gene encoding probable serine/threonine-protein kinase PBL25, which translates into the protein MSCFPCFGSQRSKRSNSNKRLENASSPPPIAQELKKQKPAEATGGVNPKNINAKTFTFRELATATKNFRQECLLGEGGFGRVYKGTLQSSGQVVAVKQLDRHGTQGNEFLGDVLTLSLLHHPNLVNLIGYCADGDQRLLVYEFISGGSLDDRVLGNVPDNKPLDWYTRVKIAYGAALGLEYLHEKANPSVVYRDLKSSNILLDEEFNPKLSDVGLAQLGPEGDKMHGPSRLMGTYGFCAPEYSRSGEVTMKSDVYSFGVILLELITGRRAVDTTRSNDEQNLVSWAQPLFRDPKKYPDMADPLLNKQFPEKDLNQAVAMASMCLQEEAAVRPFMSDVVTTLSFLSTTPPPEAVPASLPADPTPTEKREENNDESECVSEYSEDDNSDAAGDYDDEDQEASDQESIRNSKSNRRSVDISEGEGSEDERRVTVTESKEWHSFTRGSMISRNDSVNSSDQSSKGGNNLDGNSNQVSSSQSKYASVSSRSSSRGSTEETVSTSRKKKASQKETATVTLGGNSSTEEKSSEGGSVCTDDQDQENRSSKVPQLPPVLKDGKDSVVQHRNNNGSQDFKSSKKCQSNHY